A portion of the Gasterosteus aculeatus chromosome 12, fGasAcu3.hap1.1, whole genome shotgun sequence genome contains these proteins:
- the LOC120811080 gene encoding LOW QUALITY PROTEIN: cell surface A33 antigen (The sequence of the model RefSeq protein was modified relative to this genomic sequence to represent the inferred CDS: substituted 1 base at 1 genomic stop codon), with protein sequence MEALAMERRISPWILLSLVLSGVDALNVNIPTKLYEVARGDNTTLPCKFIPKTPGTPPLVIITWYGKAENTAPDETLIVTYYSAGDITDVKPLYEGRVSLDVDIKTGKADLKLSSATLDDNKEFRCQVQIPEDKEGKLAGTTRLVVLVAPSTPVCAIKGNAEYGENVNLTCLSAEGSPPPVYTWKSLDVLNNPRKPDPRTTDKGGIMSLYNISKETSGYYICTSTNKIRSATCNITLAVMPPSMKIGSTAGIIGGVAALLTVVIITICCCYCGKKKLKEEEEHAMGVREXEHGDQKPARNGVTLIDDGQEDDRVHDDDDDNHDDDDRRCDDDDSKDRRVDHYNDLHDERYDDRDLVKPPVPANKPPKEDNATKA encoded by the exons TGCTGTCAGGTGTTGATGCCCTCAATGTGAACATCCCGACAAAGTTATACGAGGTTGCCAGAGGTGATAACACCACACTGCCGTGCAAATTTATTCCCAAAACCCCTGGGACTCCTCCGTTAGTCATCATCACATGGTATGGTAAAGCTGAGAACACGGCCCCTGATGAG ACCCTCATCGTCACTTATTATTCTGCTGGTGATATTACCGACGTTAAACCGCTGTATGAAGGCCGGGTGTCCCTGGATGTCGATATTAAAACAGGAAAGGCCGACCTGAAACTTTCCTCCGCCACGCTAGATGACAACAAGGAGTTTAGGTGTCAGGTCCAGATTCCAGAGGACAAAGAGGGCAAACTGGCCGGCACTACGCGCCTGGTGGTTCTAG TGGCTCCATCTACACCCGTGTGTGCGATCAAGGGAAATGCAGAATACGGAGAGAACGTCAACCTGACATGTTTGTCTGCGGAAGGCTCCCCGCCACCCGTTTACACGTGGAAAAGTCTAGATGTCCTGAACAATCCTCGCAAACCTGACCCAAGAACCACCGATA AGGGAGGCATCATGTCTCTATACAACATCTCCAAAGAGACATCTGGATACTACATCTGCACCTCAACAAACAAGATCCGCTCCGCTACCTGCAACATCACCCTCGCAGTCATGCCAC CTTCCATGAAGATTGGCTCCACTGCAGGAATCATCGGTGGTGTCGCCGCTCTGTTGACCGTTGTCATCATCACCATCTGTTGTTGCTACTGCGGcaagaagaagttgaaggaggaggaggagcacgcCATGGG AGTTCGCGAGTAAGAGCACGGCGACCAAAAGCCGGCTAGAAATGGTGTGACTCTGATTGACGATGGACAAGAGGACGACCGggttcatgatgatgatgacgacaatCACGACGACGATGACCGCCGCTGCGATGACGACGACAGCAAGGACCGGCGTGTGGATCATTACAACGACCTCCATGATGAACGCTACGACGATCGTGATCTGGTCAAACCGCCCGTGCCAGCCAATAAGCCTCCGAAGGAGGACAACGCGACTAAAGcatag